From Acipenser ruthenus chromosome 2, fAciRut3.2 maternal haplotype, whole genome shotgun sequence, a single genomic window includes:
- the LOC117409000 gene encoding alpha-aminoadipic semialdehyde dehydrogenase-like, with protein MQRVITQTVSITRCSAFRRKVLFSCYRQTAAMSTLLINQPKYSWLKELGLKEENDGVYNGTWGGKGEVITSYCPANNEPIAKVRQATMQEYEETVKKAKDAWKVWADIPAPKRGEIVRQIGDALRKKSKVLGSLVSLEMGKIFVEGVGEVQEYIDVCDYAVGLSRMIGGPVLPSERPGHALIEQWNPVGLVGIITAFNFPVAVYGWNNAIALISGNVCLWKGAPTTPLTSVAVTKIVAEVLEENKLPGAICSMTCGGADIGTALAKDERVDLVSFTGSTNVGKQVALTVQERFGRQLLELGGNNAIIVFEDADLNLVIPSALFAAVGTAGQRCTTTRRLFLHESVHDVVVEKLAKAYKQVRIGDPWDPSTMYGPLHTKQAVDMYLAAVDQAKQQGGTVVCGGKVIDRPGNYVEPTIVTGLAHNAPIVHTETFAPILYVLKFKTEEEAFARNNEVKQGLSSSIFTTDMGKVFRWLGPKGSDCGIVNVNIPTSGAEIGGAFGGEKHTGGGRESGSDAWKQYMRRSTCTINYSKELPLAQGIKFE; from the exons ATGCAGCGAGTTATTACCCAGACTGTTAGTATTACAAGGTGTTCAGCCTTTAGGAGGAAAGTCCTTTTTTCTTGTTACAGGCAGACTGCAGCCATGTCTACTCTCTTGATTAATCAACCCAAGTACTCCTGGCTGAAAGAACTGGGACTGAAGGAGGAAAACGACGGAGTTTACAACGGGACCTGGGGAGGGAAAGGAGAG GTCATCACCTCTTACTGCCCTGCAAACAATGAGCCTATTGCCAAAGTCCGACAG GCGACTATGCAGGAATATGAAGAAACTGTGAAAAAGGCAAAGGATGCGTGGAAAGTTTGGGCAGAT ATTCCAGCACCAAAACGTGGAGAAATTGTAAGACAAATTGGAGATGCTTTAAGAAAGAAGAGTAAAGTTCTGGGCAGCCTG GTTTCCTTGGAAATGGGCAAGATCTTTGTTGAAGGTGTTGGAGAAGTCCAGGAGTACATAGACGTCTGTGACTATGCTGTCGGCCTCTCTCGAATGATCGGTGGACCTGTGCTACCGTCTGAAA ggCCAGGCCATGCCCTGATTGAACAGTGGAATCCAGTTGGTCTTGTTGGAATCATTACTGCATTTAACTTCCCTGTAGCCGTTTATGGTTGGAATAATGCCATAGCGCTGATCTCTGGAAATGTCTGTCTCTG GAAAGGAGCACCCACAACTCCATTAACCAGCGTAGCAGTCACAAA AATTGTTGCAGAGGTTTTGGAAGAGAATAAGCTACCAGGTGCTATTTGTTCTATGACCTGTGGGGGAGCCGATATTGG AACTGCCCTTGCCAAGGATGAGCGAGTGGACCTTGTATCCTTCACTGGCAGCACCAATGTAGGGAAGCAGGTAGCCCTGACTGTACAGGAGCGATTTG GACGGCAGTTGCTGGAGCTTGGTGGGAACAATGCCATAATAG TTTTCGAGGATGCTGATCTGAACCTTGTGATACCATCGGCTCTGTTTGCTGCTGTGGGAACTGCAGGACAGCGATGCACAACAACTAGGCGATTG ttcttgCATGAAAGTGTTCACGATGTAGTGGTTGAAAAATTAGCCAAGGCCTACAAGCAAGTCCGAATCGGTGATCCTTGGGATC CTAGCACTATGTATGGACCTCTCCACACCAAACAGGCAGTGGACATGTACTTGGCTGCAGTTGATCAAGCCAAACAGCAAGGGGGCACTGTGGTGTGTGGAGGAAAG GTGATAGATCGACCTGGAAACTATGTGGAGCCCACAATTGTCACTGGTCTTGCCCACAATGCACCTATTGTCCACACAGAAACATTTGCCCCGATCCTGTATGTGCTCAAGTTCAAG ACGGAGGAAGAAGCTTTTGCAAGGAACAATGAAGTAAAACAAGGACTGTCCAGCAGCATCTTCACTACCGATATGGGCAAAGTGTTCCGCTGGCTGGG accCAAAGGATCAGATTGTGGAATTGTAAATGTGAACATTCCAACTAGTGGGGCTGAAATTGGAGGAGCTTTTG GTGGTGAGAAGCACACGGGTGGAGGGAGAGAGTCCGGAAGTGATGCATGGAAACAGTACATGAGAAGATCCACCTG cacCATCAATTACAGCAAAGAACTGCCTCTTGCCCAGGGAATCAAATTTGAGTGA
- the LOC117418192 gene encoding phosphorylated adapter RNA export protein-like: protein MAGSAVRMEDLEDGEISGSNSDSEMRIATNERLQKQQSTVSASTAFQSRSEAPPHAAPSVTQYRSMAGLDSSDNSDSDSDEDKVLWKRKRQKCSNPPPVKPPVAPPVGQSQPAKKVNNIWGSVVQDQNQEAVAAELGILGMEGEVSMSCRQSETYNYVLARKMMEKERQQQCGVEMSKLDEELEEYMQDSKKEGKVEEENWAGHHKRKRPAKERLGQKAEMDYKGRYEITEDDEEEKVTDEIAHRLREPKKDLLERVVKSIGKKKAIELLMETSEVEQSGGLLTIDGSRRRTPGGVYLNLLKNTPSITNKQKREIFLDENRKDYTSKKAAQKRRRQLVGKEMKKVIKTLNLQEHDDASRETFASDTHEALASLEESHEGPTETALDMEEAAVIYNSNEVETF from the exons ATGGCGGGCAGTGCTGTGAGGATGGAGGATCTTGAAGATGGGGAGATATCTGGTTCCAACTCAGATTCAGAAATGAGAATAGCCACAAACGAACGGTTACAG AAACAGCAATCTACTGTCTCTGCCAGCACAGCATTCCAGAGCAGGAGTGAAGCCCCCCCTCACGCTGCACCCTCTGTCACACAATACCGCAGCATGGCAGGCCTAGATTCCAGTGACAATAGCGACTCGGATTCCGACGAGGACAAGGTCCTGTGGAAGAGAAAACGTCAGAAATGTTCCAACCCCCCTCCTGTCAAACCTCCAGTGGCCCCACCTGTCGGCCAGAGCCAGCCCGCCAAGAAGGTGAACAACATCTGGGGGTCAGTGGTACAGGACCAGAACCAGGAGGCTGTGGCTGCAGAGCTTGGAATTCTGGGAATGGAGGGCGAGGTCAGCATGAGCTGTCGGCAGTCCGAGACCTATAACTATGTCTTGGCCCGGAAGATGATGGAGAAAGAGCggcagcagcagtgtggggtGGAAATGTCCAAGCTGGATGAAGAATTGGAAGAATATATGCAGGACAGCAAGAAAGAAGGGAAGGTGGAAGAGGAGAACTGGGCTGGCCATCACAAGAGGAAACGGCCAGCAAAGGAACGTCTGGGCCAGAAGGCAGAAATGGACTATAAGGGCCGGTATGAGATAACAGAAGACGATGAAGAAGAAAAAGTCACAGATGAGATTGCTCACAG actAAGGGAACCTAAAAAAGACCTGCTTGAACGAGTGGTAAAAAGCATTGGGAAGAAGAAAGCTATTGAATTATTGATGGAAACTTCAGAAGTGGAGCAAAGTGGTGGACTCTTGACTATT GATGGCAGTAGGAGGCGAACACCAGGAGGAGTTTACCTGAACTTGCTGAAGAACACTCCCAGCATCACAAACAAGCAGAAAAGG GAAATATTCCTTGATGAAAACCGTAAAGACTATACAAGCAAAAAAGCTGCCCAAAAGCGCAGACGGCAGCTGGTGGGGAAAGAGATGAAAAAAGTGATCAAGACACTCAACCTCCAGGAACATGATGATGCTTCACGAGAGACTTTCGCTAGCGACACACACGAGGCACTGGCTTCTTTAGAGGAGTCGCATGAAGGGCCCACCGAGACAGCACTGGATATGGAAGAGGCTGCTGTGATATACAATTCCAATGAAGTAGAAACCTTTTAA